In one window of Pseudodesulfovibrio sediminis DNA:
- a CDS encoding cytochrome c3 family protein, with protein MKKILIISLMVAALVCVFALPAVIAGNAAPDNMTLTVPEGAKATKTPVAFPHKAHVDMGMDCMVCHHKAESKDAISGCAVEGCHMDASKAAKKDPKGFYQAFHSKKAKASCLGCHKAEKKAGKAAPVGCKDCHPKG; from the coding sequence ATGAAAAAAATTCTGATCATCAGCCTGATGGTTGCTGCTTTGGTATGTGTCTTTGCACTGCCCGCAGTTATCGCTGGCAACGCAGCTCCGGACAACATGACCTTGACCGTTCCCGAAGGTGCCAAGGCAACAAAGACTCCGGTCGCTTTCCCGCACAAGGCTCACGTCGATATGGGTATGGACTGTATGGTCTGTCACCACAAGGCTGAGAGCAAAGACGCCATCAGCGGTTGTGCCGTTGAAGGCTGTCACATGGACGCTTCCAAAGCCGCCAAGAAAGACCCCAAGGGTTTCTACCAGGCCTTCCACAGCAAGAAAGCCAAGGCTTCCTGCCTCGGCTGTCACAAAGCTGAAAAGAAAGCAGGCAAAGCAGCCCCCGTTGGTTGTAAGGACTGCCACCCCAAGGGTTAA
- a CDS encoding cobalt-precorrin 5A hydrolase, producing MPNSKIAIYALTSQGVNLARRLASKLGGTIYASRRLEAENVTPFDSLRDLVAATFNAFDSHIFVAAAGITVRCIAPHLQSKETDPAVICLDQGGLFAVSLLSGHLGGANELAADAARAVGGQAVITTATDSAGVLSVDMLAKSKGLGIGNIERVKDVNMALLEGQPVQLYDPEDWLGLAWHSNFDSVAGADDWDSSRPGIWVSWHSDCPEGALSLHPRVLHLGIGCRRDVSVYEILDHVGDVFGKRGFAMESIASVGSVEAKRNEAGLLEAAFEFGVSPVFYSTAQLTAIDVPTPSDKVQAHMGVPSVAEASALLAAHGGKLIVTKEKTDTVTLAIARSRRA from the coding sequence TGGGTGGGACCATATATGCCTCCCGGCGTCTTGAGGCCGAGAATGTCACGCCCTTCGATTCGTTGCGCGATCTCGTCGCCGCCACCTTCAACGCCTTTGACAGTCATATTTTCGTGGCTGCCGCCGGTATAACCGTGCGGTGCATCGCGCCGCATCTCCAGAGCAAGGAGACCGACCCGGCCGTGATCTGTCTGGATCAGGGCGGTCTGTTTGCGGTCAGCCTGCTGTCGGGACATCTGGGCGGTGCCAACGAACTGGCCGCGGACGCCGCGCGCGCCGTGGGAGGGCAGGCTGTCATTACCACGGCCACGGACTCCGCCGGGGTGCTCTCCGTCGATATGCTGGCCAAGAGCAAAGGGCTGGGCATCGGCAACATCGAGCGGGTCAAGGACGTCAACATGGCCTTGCTGGAGGGGCAGCCCGTGCAGTTGTACGACCCTGAAGACTGGCTCGGTCTGGCCTGGCATTCGAATTTCGATTCCGTTGCCGGGGCCGATGACTGGGACAGTTCCCGTCCGGGAATATGGGTCTCGTGGCACAGCGACTGTCCTGAGGGAGCCTTGTCTCTGCATCCCAGGGTGTTGCACCTCGGCATAGGCTGCCGACGGGATGTTTCCGTGTACGAGATTCTCGATCATGTGGGCGATGTCTTCGGCAAACGTGGCTTTGCCATGGAGTCCATCGCTTCGGTCGGTTCCGTGGAAGCCAAGCGCAATGAGGCCGGGTTGCTGGAAGCCGCCTTTGAGTTTGGCGTGTCACCGGTTTTTTATTCCACGGCCCAGCTCACCGCCATTGATGTGCCCACTCCCTCTGACAAGGTGCAGGCGCACATGGGTGTCCCTAGTGTGGCCGAGGCTTCCGCCCTGCTGGCCGCGCATGGCGGCAAACTGATCGTGACCAAGGAAAAGACCGACACTGTAACCCTGGCCATTGCCCGGAGTCGCCGTGCTTAA
- the cobJ gene encoding precorrin-3B C(17)-methyltransferase has translation MLKAVSLGPGSETLLTPAARQALMDADVVAGYKGYIELVPETLLVDKEVVSTGMMGEVDRARAAVKTARDGKKTVMVCSGDAGIYAMAGLLLEILEAQGLLDAVPFEVVPGVAAFNAASALLGAPLMHDFASVSLSDLLTPWEMIEKRLHNAADADFVIAIYNPRSKRRSDHLQKALEIIQEFRDPKTPVGVVGKAYRNGQAVLTTTLDSVDVEGVDMQTVLIVGNSATRIVGGRMLTPRGYHQKYSL, from the coding sequence GTGCTTAAAGCTGTCAGCCTTGGTCCAGGCAGTGAAACTCTGCTGACCCCCGCAGCCCGTCAGGCTCTGATGGATGCCGACGTGGTGGCCGGATACAAAGGATATATCGAACTGGTGCCGGAGACGCTTCTTGTGGACAAGGAGGTTGTTTCCACCGGCATGATGGGCGAAGTGGACCGGGCTCGGGCCGCGGTCAAGACAGCCCGGGACGGCAAAAAGACCGTCATGGTCTGCTCCGGGGACGCCGGCATTTATGCCATGGCCGGGCTGTTGCTCGAAATTCTGGAGGCCCAGGGCCTGCTGGATGCGGTCCCGTTTGAAGTGGTGCCGGGGGTGGCTGCATTCAATGCCGCTTCCGCGCTTCTGGGCGCGCCGCTCATGCATGATTTCGCCTCGGTCAGCCTGAGCGACCTGCTGACGCCGTGGGAGATGATAGAAAAGCGGCTTCACAATGCCGCAGATGCGGATTTCGTCATTGCCATTTATAATCCCCGCTCGAAAAGACGCAGTGATCATTTACAAAAAGCACTTGAAATCATACAGGAATTTCGTGATCCCAAGACCCCTGTTGGCGTGGTCGGTAAGGCGTATCGCAACGGTCAGGCCGTGCTGACGACCACGCTGGATAGCGTTGATGTTGAAGGTGTTGACATGCAAACGGTTCTTATTGTTGGTAATTCCGCTACGCGCATTGTGGGCGGACGCATGCTGACGCCCCGTGGATACCATCAAAAGTACTCTTTATGA